The proteins below come from a single Sorghum bicolor cultivar BTx623 chromosome 4, Sorghum_bicolor_NCBIv3, whole genome shotgun sequence genomic window:
- the LOC8077718 gene encoding protein kinase G11A codes for MASKAMPQVLPEMPSIPGPNQCSKSASPLEIPQTNNSCASALTVLPGTTNLSKSSHKPEPKEQKPDHHLKEPVDVASIKSPVESSKKVLVEHGSMNGSSTSFQTCEGTSQAKVSASAKFTDPSEIGDRGNSGRCRPSTSSDISDESSCSSMSSSTKPHKANDSQWEAIQTIRTRDGILGLSHFRLLKRLGCGDIGSVYLSELSGTKSYFAMKVMDKASLASRKKLLRAQTEKEILQCLDHPFLPTLYTHFETDKFSCLVMEFCPGGDLHTLRQRQPGKHFPEQAVKFYIAEVLLALEYLHMLGIIYRDLKPENVLVREDGHIMLSDFDLSLRCAVSPTLIKSSNPDAEALRKNSQGYCVEPSCIIQPSCAAPTTCFGPRLFSKTKKDRKPKPEVATPINHWPELIAEPSDARSMSFVGTHEYLAPEIIKGEGHGSAVDWWTFGIFLYELLFGKTPFKGSSNRATLFNVIGQQLRFPEYPVVSFSARDLIRGLLVKEPQQRLAYKRGATEIKQHPFFEGVNWALIRCASPPEVPKPVEIDRPSKHPSSPSGAADTSIGAPQKGADGYLEFDFF; via the exons ATGGCTTCGAAGGCAATGCCTCAAGTTCTCCCAGAAATGCCAAGCATCCCAGGCCCGAATCAATGCTCTAAGAGTGCTTCCCCTTTAGAGATTCCGCAGACAAACAATTCCTGTGCTTCAGCATTGACAGTGTTACCAGGAACAACTAACCTGAGCAAATCGAGTCATAAACCTGAGCCGAAGGAGCAGAAACCAGATCACCACCTCAAGGAACCTGTTGATGTTGCGTCGATCAAGTCTCCTGTAGAATCAAGCAAGAAAGTGTTAGTGGAGCATGGAAGCATGAATGGAAGTTCCACTTCATTTCAGACATGTGAAGGGACTAGTCAAGCAAAGGTTAGTGCAAGTGCTAAGTTCACTGATCCATCTGAGATTGGTGACAGGGGCAATAGTGGAAGATGCAGGCCTAGCACAAGCAGTGATATCAGTGATGAGAGCTCATGTAGTAGCATGAGTAGCAGCACAAAGCCTCACAAGGCAAATGATTCGCAATGGGAAGCAATTCAGACGATCAGAACTAGAGATGGGATCCTTGGATTGAGTCATTTCAGACTGTTGAAGAGACTAGGCTGTGGCGATATTGGCAGTGTGTATCTCTCGGAATTGAGTGGGACTAAGAGCTATTTTGCGATGAAAGTTATGGACAAGGCATCACTAGCAAGCCGTAAAAAGTTGCTTCGAGCTCAAACAGAGAAGGAGATTTTGCAATGCCTGGATCATCCCTTCCTTCCTACACTTTACACTCACTTTGAGACCGATAAGTTCTCCTGCCTAGTTATGGAGTTCTGCCCGGGAGGAGACCTTCACACTCTTCGACAGAGGCAGCCTGGCAAACACTTTCCAGAGCAAGCTGTCAA ATTCTACATAGCTGAAGTCCTCCTGGCACTAGAATACTTGCACATGCTTGGTATCATATACCGTGATCTCAAGCCTGAAAATGTCCTTGTTCGGGAGGATGGGCACATCATGCTCTCAGACTTCGACCTCTCCCTTCGCTGTGCAGTCAGTCCAACACTGATTAAATCCTCAAACCCTGATGCAGAAGCACTCAGGAAGAACAGCCAAGGCTACTGTGTTGAGCCGTCCTGCATTATTCAGCCATCATGTGCAGCCCCAACCACCTGCTTTGGCCCACGCTTGTTCTCCAAGACCAAGAAAGATCGAAAACCAAAACCTGAAGTTGCCACCCCGATCAACCATTGGCCTGAGCTCATAGCAGAGCCCAGTGATGCACGATCAATGTCATTTGTTGGGACACACGAGTACCTGGCCCCTGAGATTATCAAAGGTGAGGGTCATGGTAGCGCTGTCGACTGGTGGACCTTTGGGATATTCTTGTACGAGCTGCTGTTCGGGAAGACACCTTTCAAGGGATCCAGCAACCGGGCTACACTGTTCAATGTCATTGGCCAGCAGTTGCGCTTCCCAGAGTACCCGGTTGTGAGCTTCTCAGCAAGAGATTTAATTAGGGGTCTACTTGTGAAGGAGCCCCAGCAACGGTTGGCTTACAAGCGTGGAGCCACGGAGATCAAGCAGCATCCCTTCTTTGAGGGCGTGAATTGGGCACTGATAAGGTGTGCAAGCCCACCAGAGGTACCAAAGCCTGTCGAGATCGACAGGCCATCAAAGCATCCTTCATCGCCATCAGGAGCTGCTGATACTTCCATTGGTGCACCCCAGAAAGGTGCTGACGGCTACTTGGAGTTTGATTTCTTCTAG